In Candidatus Zixiibacteriota bacterium, the genomic window ACGACATTGACCACCTTGCAGCCGGGCTCAAGGAAGCCAGAAAGTATTTTCGCTATGTCTGACGAACTCGACAGCCTGTACCGCGATATTCTGATGGAGCATTACAAATTTCCCCGGGGCCGAAAAAAATTGGAGCATGCCGATATCCACAACGAAGGGCAGAACCCTTCCTGCGGCGACGAATTGGAAATGGAACTTCAGCTTGACGGCGACAAAATCAAGGATATCTATGTCAGCTGTGTCGGTTGCGCCGTCTCGGTGGCGTCCGGCTCAATGCTGGCCGATACCATCAAGGGGAAAACTCTGGATGAAGTCAAGAAAATCGCCGAGACTATCCGCAAGATGCTCAAAGGGGAAGATATCCCCGACCATATCGACCTGGGGGATCTGGAATCGCTGCGCGGAGTCAAAAAATTCCCGGTCCGAATCAAGTGCGCTCTTCTCTCCTGGACCACTCTTATCGATGCCCTTGCCACCAAAGAGCAGGGGGTGAAGACCAACATATCTACTACGGAATAAAGAATGTCTCTCACCCGCGAATTGATTCTTGAGAAACTTAAGCCAATCGAAGACCCTGAAATCGCTCTGGGGGTGGTTGACCTCGGATTGATCTATGATGTCGAAATTGTTGACAATAAAGAGGTCAACATCACCATGACCCTGACCACCCCGGCCTG contains:
- the sufU gene encoding Fe-S cluster assembly sulfur transfer protein SufU, producing MSDELDSLYRDILMEHYKFPRGRKKLEHADIHNEGQNPSCGDELEMELQLDGDKIKDIYVSCVGCAVSVASGSMLADTIKGKTLDEVKKIAETIRKMLKGEDIPDHIDLGDLESLRGVKKFPVRIKCALLSWTTLIDALATKEQGVKTNISTTE
- a CDS encoding iron-sulfur cluster assembly protein; translated protein: MSLTRELILEKLKPIEDPEIALGVVDLGLIYDVEIVDNKEVNITMTLTTPACPYGPMLVEQVENAVKAVEGVEKASVTVVWDPPWNPAEMASDMAKDVLGIW